The genomic region AGTGAAAGCGCGACCACGACGGCATCCATGGCGGATCCACCACCGCGCAGGACGTCGATAGCCGCTTCGATCCCAACAGAGCCGTTGGACGATGCGACGATGATTCCGTTCGACACGTGTTCGACTCCTCTAGCGGCCCATGGCGAGCGCGCGCGTTACCTCGTCTGTTTGAAACACCGGGAGCTCGCCCGAGCGATTGGATTCGACAAGTTGAAAGCCGGTTGTAGTCGCGGTGAGTTTTCCGATCACGGCAGTCTGGACGCCGAGTTCGTTACATCGGGCGATCGCTCGATCGACCTCTGACGCGGAAACCGCAGCCAGAAGGGTTCCGGAAGAGAGCATTCCGAGCGGGTCGATGTGGAAGTGCGCCGCGATCTGCTGCGTTTCATCGAGCAACGGAACCAGACCACGATCCATGATCGCTCCCAGCCCCGATGCGGCAGCGATCTCGCGCACACCATTGGCGACACCGCCCTCGGTGGGGTCGTGCAAGGCGGTCACGGCGCCCGTTTCCAGCAACGCGCGCGCGATTCCTACGACGGAGATGCCGGGATCATGCAGGAGTCGCTGAGCGCGAACGACGAACTCCGCTCCGAAGCGTTGGTTCAGTTCCTCCGGGCGCTCGAGGGCAAGAAGCGCGGTTCCTTCGATGCCAGCAGGACGGGCGAGCAGTAGCCGGTCGCCGCGCTGGGCGCGTCCGGGGTGGAGCAGTCCGGACGGTCCGGCCGTGCCGATCAGTGTTCCCACGAGCAGCGGTCGAGGCACGCCTTCTGTGATCTCGGTGTGTCCGCCAATGAGCGAGATTCCGAGTTCCTTGCAGGCCACGGTCAGCTGCTGAAAGAGATCGGCGACCAGGGACGGCGTAGAGCCAGTTTCCGGCAAGAGCGCTGTGACGAGCATCCAGCGCGGAACCGCGCCCAGGCAGCTCAGATCGTTGGCATTGACGTTGACGAGGTAATGGCCAGCTTCCTGGGTGACGAACGTGACGGGATCGTTCTTGATGACGAGCAGTGTTCCGTCGATATCGATGACCGCGGCGTCGCGTCCGAGTCCCGGACCGACCACCACAGACTCATCGTCCAGCGAGAGACCGGCAAGGAGCGATCCGAGCAGATCGAACGGGAGTTTTCCGACTGGCAACGTGTCTTCGTGCATGGATGCGTCTAGAAGGGAGGCTCGGATGCCGCTTCGGTGTCGAGCGATCGCTGCACCATTTCGATTTGCAGCTCGGCGCGTTCGAGCAGTTGCTGGCAGCGATGGCTCAATCGCGCTCCCAGCTCGAAGCATGCGAGCGATTGATCGAGCGTCAAGTCACCTGCATCCAGGAGCCCAACAATGGCTTCCAGCGCAGCCATCGACTCCTCGAACGTGCCGTCGACACTCGCGTGTTGCCAGTTTGCGATCTCGGTAACCAGGTCGGTAGACATCGACTCTCTTGGGATCACGAAGCGGTCGAGGTTACCAACGACTCGACCGAACCATCGACAAACCGGGTACGAATGGCATCGCCAGGGGCGAGCTCGGCAGCAGCGCGCACGGGCCGACCCGTGCCTCCATGCTCCACGAAAGCATACCCGCGCTCCATGGTTTTCGCTGGGGACAATGCGTCCATGACGGCGACAGCGTGACGGAGCCGATCGTTGGTTCGGTCGAGTCTCGATTGGACGGCTTGCGGCAGCGAAGACTGCAACTGCCGCAATTGATCCCAACGGTCCTGGAAGCCACGTTGGTCGATACGGTGGCCAATCCGTTCCACATCGACGATACGAATCGCCAGCTCCCGCTCGAAGCGATCTGCATGAAGCGCCAACGACTCGCGCAGCGATCGCAGATCGCCGAGAATGGCCGGGGAGACGAGCTCGGCGGCAGCGCTCGGTGTAGGCGCCCGGAGATCCGCAACCAGATCGAGGAGCGTCCAATCGGTCTCATGACCGATCGCGCTGATGACGGGGACAGGAGCGGCGAAGACGGCGCGTATCAGATTCTCATCGTTGAAGGCTGCCAGGTCTGAGGCGGATCCACCACCGCGAGCAATGACAATGACGTCGGGCGGATCGACTGCCAGCAGCGTGCGCAGGGCGGCAACGAGTTCAGCGGGAGCTGCATCACCCTGAACGGCTGCAGACGCCAGAATGAGCCGGGCAAACGGGTTGCGCCGCCGCATGACGTTTTGTATGTCGTGCCAAACCGCGCCCGAGGATGAGGTGATGATCCCAATGACCGCAGGGCGCTCGGGGATTTTTCGCTTGCGTGACTCCGCAAAGAGCCCTTCGGCTTCGAGTTGCTGACGCAGGAGCTCGAGCTCGAGCGCGGCGAGACCGATGCCCGCCTCCTCGATCAAATCGACATAAAACTGATAGCTACCGTCGGTCGGGTAGACCTCGATCTTCCCATGCGCGACGCACGATGCGCCGGGGGAGGGTAGGGACCGTTGTCGCAATGCATTCATGCGGAACATCGCGCAGCGCATGCGGGCGTCGTCTCCGGCCAGCGTGAAGAAGACGTGTCCAGACCGCGATACTGTCAGCTCCAGCACCTCGCCAGAAATCCAGATGTCGGCGAGCGTCGGGTCTGACGCGAAAAGGTCACGGATCCGATCCGTGACCTCTCGAACTGTGCGTGGCGTGTCGAGCATGACTTGCTAATCGAGCGGGGTGATGTGCACCAGCGGCTGTCCGTACTCGACCGGCTGCGCATTGGTGACCAGGATCTTGCTCACGATGCCGCCATGCTCGGAGGTGATCTCGTTCATGATCTTCATCGCTTCGATGATGCCGATCACCTGACCAGCTTCGACCTCGTCGCCTTCCTGGACGAACGGCGGTTCTCCCGGGCTTGGCGACGCGTAGAACGTGCCGATCATCGGCGATGTCACCACCAGTTGTCCGTCGTCCTGCTTCGAGGGCGCCGGTGTCGAAGTCTGAACCGAGACGGTCTCTGGTGCCGAATCGACTACGACTTTGCGCGGCGCCTCGATCTTGATGCGCACACGCGACCCTTCGTGCTCGACATCGAGCGTCGTCAGGCCGAACTCGCGCATCTGACGGGCGGCGTCCTGAATGAAATCGGCAATGTCTTCCCAGGAAGCGGCGTTGTCTGGCATCGCGAACTTTCCTCCAGGAACAGGTTAGGCGCGCTCGATGTACTCGCCGGTGCGGGTGTCGACCCGCAGCGGCTGGCCGATTTCGATGAAGAGGGGAACGTTGACCACCAGCCCCGTCTCGAGCGTGGCCGGTTTCGTGCCGCCGGAGGCGGTGTCGCCCTTGAGCCCGGGATCGGTCTCAGTGACGACCAACGTGACCGATGTCGGCAGCTCCAGGTCGATCGGTTCGTCCTGCCACGTCATGACGTCGAGCTCGTCATTCTCTTTGAGGAACTTGGCAGCGTCGCCGACGGCGGATTCGCTCAGCGTGAACTGATCGAACGTGTCCAGGTCCATGAAGTTGAAGCCGTCAGCATCCCGGTACAGGAACTGAACGTGCTTGCGCTCCAACCGTACGGCAGGAAACCGCGCGCCAGCCTGAACGGAATGAGTCGTTATCGCGCCGGTCCGAAGGTCACGGAGCGTCATGCGCAGTTGAGCGGAGCCGCGCCCCTGCTTGTTGTGCGAGAAATCGACAACCTTCACCAACCGGTTGTCGAACTCCATCGTCGTGCCCTTTCGGACATCTCCAGTCTCGATCAATGCGCTTTCTCCTTATCTGACCCGCGGCTTCTTGGGCGCGCGCGTCAGCACCTCATGTCCTTCATCAGTCACGAGCACGACATCCTCGATGCGTACTCCACCAAATCCTCGCAAGTAGATGCCTGGCTCGACCGTGAGGATCGAGTTGGCAGGCAACGGGTCGTCGTTCCTGGAATGCATGAATGGGCCGTCATGTATGCGAACCCCAATTCCATGTCCAAGACCATGGACGAACTGCTCACCGTATCCGGCCGCTGTGATCACATCACGCGCCGCCGCATCGACCACGTTCGCAGGAACACCGGCACGAATCGTAGCAAGCGCGGCATCCTGGGCAGCCTGAACGATAGTGTAAATCTCCGCCAGTTGAGCAGGCGGCTCTCCGAGCCAATTGGTGCGAGTCAGGTCGGCGGTATAGCCATGCACCGTGGCGCCGATATCCATGATGATCGCCTCGTGCTCCTCCAGGGGACGATCACCAGGTTCGTGGTGCGGCTTGGCCGAATTTGGACCGAACGCCACCGTGGGCGGGAATCCCCAGCCGTCGGCGCCTTGATCGAGAAACGAGATTGCGATCAGATTGGCGATTTCGCGTTCGGTGATACCCGGCCGCAGCGCCTCGAGCGCCCGCTCGTACGCGATGTCGGTGATCTCGATCGCCCGCCGGTGGTAGCTGACCTCTTCGGGCGTCTTGACCCAACGCAGGCGGTCGATTTGGTCCCCGATCGAAACGATCTCGATGCTGCCGAGGTGCTCGCTCAGGCGAACAAAGGAGTCATGTGGCAGGGTGGCGGTTTCGATTCCGACCCGTCTTGCGCCGTCAGCCTTGATGGCTTCGCCGACCTGCTTTTCCCATGGAGCGGTCGACTTGACGGCCTCGAATTCCGGAGCCGCGGCCTGAGCCCAGTCGATGTTGTTCGGGTTGGTATAGAGCTGCGCGGACGAAGGGGTAACGAGTAACACTCCGGCGGAACGACCGGAGTGATCGTCAGCCCGATAACCGCTGACGAAATACCGGTTGTCCTGATCGGAGATCAGGATCGCATCCCAATCTTCAGAGGCAAGAACGGATCGAAGTTGCTCGACACGATTGGTCATGAGATCCCTCGGCTACGGGTAGGTCTTCAAACAGAAATCGAGCGCCAGCCGGTACCCGTCGACACCGAGGCCCACGATTTGCCCCCGCGCGACTGCCGAGATCACGGAGTGATGGCGGAAAGACTCGCGTGCGTGGATGTTGCTGATATGAACCTCGATTGCGGGAGTGCCCACGCCGCTGAGCGCGTCCCGGAGCGCGATGCTGTAGTGGCTCAGCGCCCCGGGGTTGATGATGATGGCGTTCGAGTCCGGGCCGTGGGTCTGGATGGCATCGACCAGCACTCCCTCATGGTTCGATTGCAGCGCCACGATCGTGGCAGGTGGGTCGGCGGCCGCGGCCTGCGCTTCGAGACCGGCGACGATGTCCTGCAACGTCGTGTGGCCGTAGATCGCCGGCTCGCGGGTACCGAGCAGGTTGAGATTGGGACCGTTGAGCACCAGATATTTTCGTTCGGTCACGCGCGATCGAATCCTATCCAACGGGCGCGCCGCTGTTCGCGACGGCGCTGACATATGCGCGGATACGATACGATGAATCGCTACCCTCTGGAACGAACCGTCCAACAAAGATGTAGACCGGCTGGAGATACTGGTCGCCGCCGGGGAGTCCGGCGGTCGTGTAGCCGATCTCGATGGAGGAGTAGGTCGCGCGTCCCTTGACCACGCCCTGATCGTCCGCGACGCCTTCCGGCAACTGAACGTCCAGGAACGCCTCGCCGCTGGCGACCTCTGCCCAGGCGTCGGTTGGTTCGCGCAGTTGGTAGATGTCGTAGCGGTCGATGACTGGCCAACGAACCGAGGCTTCGATCACTTCACCGTTCGGGCCAATGGTGACCACTGCGCTGGGGTAGGCTGCCACCAGATTCTCCGGTTCGAGCGGTATGAACTGCACGATGACGCGCTGCGTCTCCTCGGATCTGCTGACAACCGTCCCGTCATCGACATTGTTCGGCAGCAGGCCAGCCGTGCGCAACCATTCGCGGGCGTAGCCGATGGCGGTCTCGTCATCCGGCAGTTCACCCTCTTCCGGTTGATCCGGTGAAAAGAACTGGACGAGACCAGCGGAGACATAGAGCTCCTGGTCGCCCTGGATGTCGAATGAGCCGTTGCCCCGGTCGTTGACTTCGCCCTCGATGCCAAGGTTCTCTGCGATGCGCTCGGTGCGCGCCGCTGTTGGTTCTTTCCAGTTCAGCTTGTAAACAGGTGCTTCGCGCGGAACCGCATCCAGATCGATGCGAGAGTCCGATTCGATCTGGAACTGATACCCCTGCTGATTGGATGTCGGGAGATCAGGGGGTGGAAGTTCGCTTGTGAGCTCACTGGACGACGCGTCGTCGGTGGACTCTGGTGTAGCGTCCTGGGCCAGGGTTCCGGCGCTGGCGACTGCAATCATCAGCGCGAGGAGTGCGACCAGCAGGCGGAACTGCAGTCCACCCGTCGCATTCGGATAACCTGTCAACGAACCAATCCTTTCTCAGGCGCGAGCAACTGGCGCGCCCGCAATGGCTGAATCGAGCTCCGACATGCGTCGCAACTCGACGATCTGATCGCGCAGCAATGCCGCTTTCTCGAACTCGAGATTCTTTGCTGCAGTTTTCATCTGACTTTCGAGGTCCTTGATCATGCGCACCAGTTCATCCTTGGGCATCTGCATGATGACTCCAGGTTGGTCGGAGCGGTCGGTGCGGTACTCGGCAGCGTCCTCAGCAACCTGACGCACGCGTTCGGTGATGTCCTTGATCTCTTTGACGATGCCGCGTGGCTCGATTCCGTGATCGGAGTTGTATTTGATCTGAATTTCGCGGCGACGGTAGGTTTCCTCGATCGCCGCGTTCATCGATTTGGTCATCGTGTCCGCGTACATGATGACCGCGCCATCGACGTGCCGCGCGGCTCGGCCGATCGTCTGAATGAGCGAACCTTCCGAGCGCAGGTAGCCTTCCTTGTCTGCGTCCAGAATCGCCACCAGCGACACCTCGGGGAGGTCGAGCCCTTCACGCAGCAGGTTGATGCCTACGACGACGTCGTAGATGCCAAGCCGCAAGTCCCGCAAGATCTCGATGCGCTCGAAGGTATCGATTTCGCTGTGCAGATAGTGCGTGCGAATCCCCATTTCCTTGAGGTAGTCGGCCAGATCCTCCGCCATGCGCTTCGTGAGCGTGGTAACCAGGGCGCGTTCGCCCTTGCCGACGCGCAGATTGATCTCGCGGAGCAAATCGTCGATCTGTCCCTTGGTGGGGCGCACCGAGATCGAGGGGTCGATCAACCCGGTTGGGCGAATGACCTGTTCCACGGTCCGCTGGGCGACCTCGCGCTCGAACGGTCCCGGCGTCGCCGACACATAGACGATCTGGTTGAGCATGCGGTCGAATTCGTCAAACGTCAGCGGACGGTTGTCACGCGCCGACGGTAATCGGAATCCGTGTTCCACGAGGACATCCTTGCGGGCGCGGTCGCCCGCATACATGCCGCGCACCTGAGGTATCGACATGTGAGACTCGTCGATGATCATCAGGAAGTCTTTCGGGAAGTAGTCGAGCAGGGTATGCGGTTGCTCGCCCGGCTTCAGCCGCGAGAGGTGCATCGAATAGTTCTCGATGCCGGAGCAGAATCCGGTTTCCTCCATCATCTCGAGGTCGTAATTGGTGCGTTGCTCCAGCCGCTGCGCCTCGACCAGTTTCCCCTGGTTGCGCAGTTCCTCCAGCCGTTCGGCCAGTTCCACCCGAATATCGGCAATACCGGCACGCAGTTTGTCGGCTGACGTGACGTAATGTCGCGCCGGATAGATATCGATCTCGATGCGGTCGACCAGCAGTTCGCCGGTCAGCGGATCGACCTCGACAATGCGTTCGATCTCATCACCGAAGAACTCGATCCGGACCGCGATTTCCTCGTAGGCGGGAAAGACCTCGATCGTGTCGCCCCGGACCCGAAACGAACCGCGCACAACGGTCATGTCGTTGCGGTCGTACTGTACGTCCAGCAAACGGCGAATCACTTGATCGCGCCGCTCATGAGCGCCGCGCCGCAGGGAAATCACCGTGTTCTGGTATTCCTCTGGTGAACCCAGGCCGTAGATGCAGGAGACCGACGCGACGATCAACGTGTCAGGACGGGTCAGCAGCGATCGGGTAGCGGCGTGCCGCAGCTTATCGATCTCCTCGTTGATATCAGTGTCTTTTTCGATGTAGGTGTCAGTGCGCGCGACGTACGCTTCGGGCTGGTAATAGTCGTAGTACGAAACGAAGTACTCGATGGCGTTGTTTGGGAAGAACTCCTTGAACTCGGAATAGAGCTGCGCGGCCAGCGTTTTGTTGTGCGCCAGCACCAGGGTCGGGCGGTTGTAGTGCTCGACCAGGTTGGCCATGGTGAATGTCTTGCCCGAACCGGTGACGCCGAGAAGCACCTGGCGCTTCAGATCGTTGTTCAGCCCATCGACCAGTTGCTCGATTGCGCGGGGCTGGTCGCCAGTGGGGCGGAGATCGGATTCGATACGGAAGTTGGCCATAGCGGAAGGGGACCTCGGAAATCAGATCAGATGATCTGGTCAAGGGGTGGATTATAGCCGACCGAACTGAAAGGACCTGGATGGGGCCGTGAATGGATCAGGAGAGGCGATAGAAGTCCGCGTCGGCTGCAGGGTTCGCGACGATGTCCTCGATGTGCCGAACTGCCCAGCGTTGCCCAGCAAAGATGAGACGTCCAGTGGCTTCGTCCCGGTCACACCATGCGTAATCGTCGAACTCGTCGTCGAGCGAAACCGGAGCGTCGACGGTCATATGAAACGCAAAGACCGGCGCGAGCACGATCGTGTCGGTTGCGTGATCGAAGAACTGATTGATGTAGTCCGCGGAGAACGCGTCGAGGTTCGAGAGACCTGTCTGGATACGAACCGCCCGCCGCGCAGCTTCCAGTGACGTTTCACTTTCGGACACGCGGCCGTGAATGCCATGCCAGGTGTTGCCGAGTGGCAGCTCGGCGCGGCGGCGAAGCAGCAAGAACTGCGCGCGGCCATGGCGATGTCGAAAGACATAGGCATCGACGATATCGGTTGTGATCGAAGCCACGCCATCCTCCAAATGAGGCGTATGAGCCGCAGGAACGGTAGGTTTTACCACGAAACCGAAGGAGAGGACTGTATTGGGCTGCACGCCAACACTTTGCGGATAACATGGATTGACCGCAAAAGTATCGATTTGCGGTCCGTGGAGGAAAATGCCCGTGCGATCATGTTGCCGGTTCGAGCGACCTGGGGAGCGTGACCCCGAGTACCGCGGTCTGAGCGGCGCCGATTCTCGATTGTGACTTCAACAGACTCCACCGTTTCAAATGAAGATGCTGCGATTCGCGATGCCGCGTCGGCCGAGGGTCGGTTCCAGCGCTGGTTGTTGCTCGCGCTGGTGTTCGTATGCGGCGGCGCCAGCATTGGCACCGAGTTGGCAATGTCGCGCCTGCTCGCGCCGTACTTCGGGACCTCCACATTCATCTGGGCCAATCTGATCGGGCTCACATTGGCGTTCCTGGCGATCGGCTACACGATTGGCGGTCGCCTGGCGGACAAAGACCCGTCGCTTGGCGTCATGCTGGTGATTGCCGGATTGGCGGGTTTTTCGGTAACGCTCATTCCTGTCATCGCTCGACCGATTTTGAGGCTGTCGATCGATGCCTTCGATGATTTGAACGCCGGCGTGTTCTTCGGCTCCTTCTTCGCAACTCTCCTGCTGATGGCGATTCCGATGCTCCTCTTCGGGTGTATTTCGCCGTTCGCGATCCGCATGCGTACCCAGAACATTCGTTCGAGCGGCGAGACGGCCGGGAACATCTATGCGCTCTCAACGGTCGGTTCCATCGTGGGCAGCTTCTTGCCCGTGCTCGTGCTGATTCCGCTCTTCGGGACACGCGCGACTTTCCTGATCATGGGCGCCACACTAATGATTTTGGCGCTGATTGGGCTCGTGGCAACTCAGGGAGGCCGACGAGCGATCATGGTTGCCGCCCTTCTGGCCGCGACGTTGGCTGTCCATGCATCGACGGCGGCGGGAACGATCAAGCCGCCCTATCGCGGCGTGCTCGTGAAAGAGGCCGAGTCGGAATACAACTACATCCAGGTGCTCGAGCAAGACGGGCGCTACCTGCTCGCCTTGAACGATGGCCACGCGATCCATTCGATCTTCGACCCGAATTCAGTGCTCACCGGTGGTCCGTGGGACTACTTCTTGCTGGCGCCGACCATGGCGGGTGTCGATCCGGAACGAGCGCTCATCGTCGGTCTCGCTGGCGGCACGTCCGCGCGATCACTGCTGGCAACCTATCCAGACCTTGCGATCGACGGGGTCGAGATCGATCCGACCGTCCTCGAACTGGCCGAGGAGTATTTCGATCTCGACGATCCACGACTCGCGACCTTCGCTGAAGACGGCCGGTACTTTCTGGAGACTTCGGACGCGACCTACGATCTGGTCGCGCTCGATGCCTATCGCCAACCCTATATTCCATTTCATCTGGCGACCAGGGAGTACTTTCAGCTGGTTGCCGATCACTTGAGCGATGACGGTGTGGTAGTCGTCAACGTCGGGAGGTCGGAAACGGACTTCCGTCTGGTGGACGCTCTATCATCTATGCTCAGCGCGGTCTTTCCGTCGGTATGGCTTGTGGACGTGCAGGGATACGACAATACGATGGTGATCGCTTCCCAGCAGGAAGTTACGCTCGAACAGATCGAGACACGATTGCGCTCGGTGGAGCCGGGATCGAATCAGCAGATTGTGGCGGCGGAAGTCTTCGCAGACGGCAATCTTCGTATGAACTCGGCGGACGATCGACCCTATACCGACGATCGCGCCCCGGTCGAAACGTTGATCGACCGCATGATATTTGATGCAGCACGAGAAGAAACTGGCGAATGACGATTCCAAGCGATCTCCAGCCATTGCAGGGCACGCAAATCGGGCGGCTGCCGTTCGTCCGACATGGCATCACGCGGCGGGTTCCCGGACTTGGCAACGCCGACGGCAACATCTCCTATTCCGAGCCACGGGACCCGCACGACGCCTGGCAGATGCGGCAGTACTGGTGTGACCGCATCGGGGTCGACCCAACCTCACTGGTGACCGCGCATCAGGTGCACGGGAACCAGGTCGGAGTCGTCCCTCGCGGAAAAGCCGGCACTGGGTCGGCTCCCGGCACCGGATTGTTCGGGAAGTTCGACAGCCTGGTCACGAACGATCCGAGTGTGGCGGTGATGATGACGCATGCCGACTGTCTCGCGGTTGTGCTTTGCGATCCACAGACTCGAGCGGTCGGCGTCGTGCATGCCGGCTGGCGCGGGACGGTGTCCAATGTGAGCGGCGCCACAGTCACCGCGATGGTGGAATCGTTCGGAAGCGGACCGGAAGAGACGCTGGCATTCATTGGTCCGGGAATCTGCGCCGCATGCTATGCGGTTGGCGACGAAGTGGCAGACTCATGGAACGATCTGGGCGTTCCCGGTGGCGAAGCAGCTCTGAACAAGCCGAACGGGCAGTGGCATTTCGACCTGGCCGAGGCGAACTACCTGCAGTTGCGGGCGGCTGGTCTGCGTGACGATGCCATCGAACGATCCGGGATCTGCACCAACTGCGGTGGACCGTCATGGTTTTCGCATCGTGGGCAAGGGCCGACGACGGGCCGCTTTGGTTCGATCATCGCGGTGGTCGAATGACCGAAGTACGGCTCGATTCGGCACTCGCTCAGCGGCTCTCGGCTGTCCAGGAACGCGTGACGTTGGCGGCAGAGAACGCAGGGCGCGATCCTTCTGGCGTGACTATTGTCGGAGTCACAAAGACCGTCGGACGCGACGCTGTCGATGAAGCATATGCGCTCGGGATGCGGGTCTTTGGCGAGAATCGCGTGCAGGACGCCAAAGCGAAGTTCGCGGTCCCATTGCCAAGTGATGCCCAGCTCCACATGATCGGCAGTCTGCAATCCAACAAGGCGAAGACAGCGGTCGAGTTGTTCGACGTCATACAGTCGGTCGATCGCCCGTCGCTGGTTGAGGCCTTGGCTCGGCAAGCTGAGGCCGCCGGAAAGTCGGTCGACGTACTGCTCGAGATCAACGTAGCTGGCGAGATGCAAAAGGCTGGTTGCGCACCCGAGAACGCTCATGCGTTGCTCGACCAGGTGATTGGCCACGCCGGATTGCGGCCGCTCGGGTTGATGACGATGGCGCCGCTGGTCGACGACCAGGAGTCGGTGCGACCGGTTTTTCGCGCGTTGCGCGAGTTAGGTCGTGCGCTCGAGGAGCGATCCGGCGTTGCGCTTCCAATTTTGTCGATGGGCATGAGCAACGATTTCGAGGCCGCGATTGCCGAAGGAGCGACCCACGTGCGCATCGGCCGGGCGATTTTTGGTGGCTAGCGCTTCCGATCGTGTTCGCCTGATTTCACTTGCGAGCGGGAGCAGCGGCAATGCGCTCCTGGTGCAGCACGGCTCGGTTGCCGGGCTGATCGACTGTGGAATTGGGCCGAATCGTCTGCGATCAGAACTGCTGCAGCTCGGATTGAGGCTTGGCGATCTGAGCTTTGCCTATGTGACGCATGAGCATATCGACCACATTCGCGCAGTGCCGGCACTTCGCAGAGCGGGCGTGCCGATCGTCACCGGGTCTGGGACTGCCCAGGCGATGGGCCTTGGACCTGGCGACTGGATGCGGATCAAGCATGGAGCCAGATTCGAATGTGGCGGTGTCGAGGTGTCGGCCGTTCGCACGTCGCACGATGCGGCCGAGCCGCTCGGCGCAGTGGTGACGCTCGGCGCAATCACGGCGGCCGTGTTCACCGATATGGGCGAATGGGACGCGCTGATCGTCGATGCCATGACCCGAGCCGATGTCATTGTTGTCGAAGCCAACCACAACATCGACATGCTCAAGCGCGGTCCATATCCCGCGCACCTCAAGCGAAGGGTGTTGTCGCCGGTAGGGCACCTATCGAACGACGACGCCGGGCGTCTGACCGAGACAGTTCGAGAGCGTTCTGGACACAGTCCGTCGATCTTCCTGGCGCACCTTTCAGAGACGAACAACACGCCGTCGCGCGCCGTGGCCGATGTGGCGACATTCGGAGGGTGGATCGACGACGGGTTGACACCCCTTCCCCGCGCGTCTGCCCTCGATTTGCTGGAAGGGGCCCCGGCGGTGAAGAGGCCGCCGGTGGAAGTGCAGCAACAACTTTTTGCATTGGAGATTCTTGGCGAGAGCCAGCAATGACGTTCCGGCCGCATTGGCCGGGTATGACGACGGGAGGAACAGGCTGAGCACC from Thermomicrobiales bacterium harbors:
- a CDS encoding NUDIX domain-containing protein, which gives rise to MASITTDIVDAYVFRHRHGRAQFLLLRRRAELPLGNTWHGIHGRVSESETSLEAARRAVRIQTGLSNLDAFSADYINQFFDHATDTIVLAPVFAFHMTVDAPVSLDDEFDDYAWCDRDEATGRLIFAGQRWAVRHIEDIVANPAADADFYRLS
- a CDS encoding fused MFS/spermidine synthase produces the protein MTSTDSTVSNEDAAIRDAASAEGRFQRWLLLALVFVCGGASIGTELAMSRLLAPYFGTSTFIWANLIGLTLAFLAIGYTIGGRLADKDPSLGVMLVIAGLAGFSVTLIPVIARPILRLSIDAFDDLNAGVFFGSFFATLLLMAIPMLLFGCISPFAIRMRTQNIRSSGETAGNIYALSTVGSIVGSFLPVLVLIPLFGTRATFLIMGATLMILALIGLVATQGGRRAIMVAALLAATLAVHASTAAGTIKPPYRGVLVKEAESEYNYIQVLEQDGRYLLALNDGHAIHSIFDPNSVLTGGPWDYFLLAPTMAGVDPERALIVGLAGGTSARSLLATYPDLAIDGVEIDPTVLELAEEYFDLDDPRLATFAEDGRYFLETSDATYDLVALDAYRQPYIPFHLATREYFQLVADHLSDDGVVVVNVGRSETDFRLVDALSSMLSAVFPSVWLVDVQGYDNTMVIASQQEVTLEQIETRLRSVEPGSNQQIVAAEVFADGNLRMNSADDRPYTDDRAPVETLIDRMIFDAAREETGE
- the pgeF gene encoding peptidoglycan editing factor PgeF; the encoded protein is MTIPSDLQPLQGTQIGRLPFVRHGITRRVPGLGNADGNISYSEPRDPHDAWQMRQYWCDRIGVDPTSLVTAHQVHGNQVGVVPRGKAGTGSAPGTGLFGKFDSLVTNDPSVAVMMTHADCLAVVLCDPQTRAVGVVHAGWRGTVSNVSGATVTAMVESFGSGPEETLAFIGPGICAACYAVGDEVADSWNDLGVPGGEAALNKPNGQWHFDLAEANYLQLRAAGLRDDAIERSGICTNCGGPSWFSHRGQGPTTGRFGSIIAVVE
- a CDS encoding YggS family pyridoxal phosphate-dependent enzyme, which translates into the protein MTEVRLDSALAQRLSAVQERVTLAAENAGRDPSGVTIVGVTKTVGRDAVDEAYALGMRVFGENRVQDAKAKFAVPLPSDAQLHMIGSLQSNKAKTAVELFDVIQSVDRPSLVEALARQAEAAGKSVDVLLEINVAGEMQKAGCAPENAHALLDQVIGHAGLRPLGLMTMAPLVDDQESVRPVFRALRELGRALEERSGVALPILSMGMSNDFEAAIAEGATHVRIGRAIFGG
- a CDS encoding MBL fold metallo-hydrolase — translated: MASASDRVRLISLASGSSGNALLVQHGSVAGLIDCGIGPNRLRSELLQLGLRLGDLSFAYVTHEHIDHIRAVPALRRAGVPIVTGSGTAQAMGLGPGDWMRIKHGARFECGGVEVSAVRTSHDAAEPLGAVVTLGAITAAVFTDMGEWDALIVDAMTRADVIVVEANHNIDMLKRGPYPAHLKRRVLSPVGHLSNDDAGRLTETVRERSGHSPSIFLAHLSETNNTPSRAVADVATFGGWIDDGLTPLPRASALDLLEGAPAVKRPPVEVQQQLFALEILGESQQ